From the genome of Candidatus Thorarchaeota archaeon:
ATACGACCATTAGATGCTGGGGATGGAGAGAAGGTTCCGTTACTTTCGGAAGTACTGGATATGGCAAAGGGCAATTTCGCCCTTGACATTGAACTGAAGAGTGAGGGGATAGAAGAACGGGTCCTTCATTTGGTCAATGAATATGATATGCTGGGGAGCGTAGTCTTCAGCTCTTTCTCTGAGGATTCAGTTCTGTCGCTGAAAGAGATGAGCGGTCGAGCTGCTGTAGGTCTGATAGTAAAGAGTGCTGAACATAAAGTTCTGGATCGTATATTGGAGCTTGGGTTGGATTTTGTAGCCCCACTCTTCTATCAATTATCCGAAGAATCAGTTTCTTATGCTCATGAATCAAATCTGTTTGTATATCCTTGGACCGTAAATGATGAAGAGTACATGTGGCAGATGCTGGATTATGATGTTGATGGCATTATCACGGATGTACCTGGCCTTTGTGCCCCAATCATCGATGAGTATCTTAAGAATGTCTAAGGACTGAACAATATTATTTGATACTGTTTACAAAATCAAGAATCTCAGGATAAGCTTTTTTTATTAAGGGGTGACAAGTAATTACATGTTCAGCCCCCGGAAGCATGAGCAATTTCTTTTCCTCTGCAGAGATTTCTTGATATGCTTCTTCTGCATAGTCCGGGTTCAAGGTAGTATCCTTTGTACCTTGGATGATTAAGGTGGGGACTGTTACTTGAGGCAGGTGCTCTCGCACAGATTTCGTCAATTTCTGAAGTTCTTCGTACGCAGAAAGTGGTTCACGACGGTATTTGAACCGTTTTACATCATAAGGCTGCTGAGCTTCCTCAACATCAACACTCCTGAAGCTCATGAGATGCTTTAGTAGTGGCAGAAATTTCAGGGCAATGGAATCCAGTTTTATGAGCGGAGCTAACAGTACAATTCCATCCATTGATTTCTCTTTTGCGGCCAGAAGTAACGATAGTGCACTGCCTAATGAGAGGCCAGCTACAATCGTCTGTTGATATTCCCAGGCTAGAACTTTCTCTAGGCCATTAGCAGCTGATTCATACCAATCGTGCCAAGTCGTAGAAGCTAGGTTTTCTGGGGATGTACCATGTCCAGCGAGCAAGACGGAATATGATGCAATTTGATAATTTTCCAAATAGTCAGCAAGTGTTACCATAGCATCAGTTGTATCACAAAAACCATGGATCAAAAGAAAACAAGTAGAGGCCCCATGAGGTCGGCGTATTTCTCGATTACTCATGGAGCCTGTACCTTCTCAAGTGGGCGCTCAAGAGGTTATGTCGGAGCTTACTGTTCCTTAGTTGCTTTTGCTCCAATACTGAAACCAGTGGTAAGCATACCAAGTCTGATTCCAGCGATAAGCCAAGACACAACACAGAGCAGTTCCAACCCTAGTATGAGTGTCACTAGTAGAGTCATCACTTGACCTACAAGGATATTCGATGGGAAGCCTGAGAACACCCACATGCCTCCAGCCGCGAGGAGCGCGCCAAAGCCCAAACCAACGATTGTTGCCACTTTGATGAACGTCCCTTCCATCTCATATCCCAGCTCTTCGACATCGTTCGCGAGGTTCATATTGAGCGAAAGAACAATTGCGAAACTGATCGCGTACAAGAAGAGCATGATAGCTGTAGATGTTAATGCCATGTGATACACGTTAAAGTTCTCCGCGATAATAGGAATCAGCAGTGAGAACAGAAATGAGGATCCTACCAATGCTTCACTACCAGTGTATCCTCTTCCGTGAGCATATCCGCCCAGCAGCAAGTTTCTTGCCAGAAGAGTTAGAATTGGCAGTACCAGGATGGTTGGGGTTTGCACACTAATCGGAATGTTATCGAACAGGGCAACATTGAACCACCTGTTTGCTGGCCAGAGAGCAGGTGGACCACTTCCAAACATCCCTAGCAGCACTAGGATGAAGGCTAAGGAAGCAATTATGCTGAGAACAACATTAAGTACTGGTTGGCTGAAGTATGTCACGCCTCGAACGTGGGTTTCTATCGTGACAAGAACTTGAGTTATGACGAAAAAGGTCCACGGAATTAGGACCAACCACGGAAGCACGTATGGATGTGTCATAATGAAAATGCCGCTAAGAGCCATTGGCGTACCAGTGACCACATCAGTATGAGAAATGTAGAGGCCGCCCATTAGGATTAAGATTGCCCCTGGAATAATTGACAAGAACTGAGGCAAGACTCCTATTGCATCGGGAATTCTTGTCCCTACTTGACCTGCTGCAAATATGCCAACTGCTGCAAGAAATGCTAGGAAACCTTTTGGTCCTGACTGAATTACATCCTTGCCAATTGCTGCGATTTCCAGTTCCCTTGCTCCTAGTCTTGGAGCCAACATCACCCACGTTAAGGCCGATGCTAAGAAGGCAAAGACAAGAGCAGGACTTGTTTGGACTATTGTTTCAGATACCATGGTGCTCCATGGATACCATACTTGGCTTCCTGAAACCTCTGCTAGAGGACCGCTAAACACTGCTACCAGTCCCACTAAGCTTGTTAAGACGCCCATGATCCCAAAACCGATTTTTGCAGTTTTTGGGCTTCTAGCAAATTGCCTAACGCTGCTTAGTGGTGACCACCAAAACAGTGTGTTAAACAACTGGCCGACAAGGAGTATCACATATGCCAGATATACTATCATGGGCCCTAAAGCCTGTCCAATAGCCAATACCGGTATGAACATCGCATTGAGAACGCCCGTTAAGAGCCCAATTTTCGTTTTTGAAACATCTACATACAGTGCGGCAAGTAGTTGCCAGAAAATTGTGAAAAACGCCCCCATTGTGGCTGAGTCAACTACATAGTCGACCACTTCTAAGGGTTTGTTCCAGAACAAGCCACCCCAGAGTATGAATACTGCTGTTGCTGCTGATACTAGGAACATCAGTCGAACCATGTTATAGTAGTTGGTTTCAAGCCGTTTCTCTAGCCCTCCGAGACCTTTGAACTGGAGAAGCAGTCCTACTGTTATTATTGCCACAAAAACCGCAGACAATATGAAATGACTAGGGTTCTTCAGTGTT
Proteins encoded in this window:
- a CDS encoding alpha/beta fold hydrolase gives rise to the protein MSNREIRRPHGASTCFLLIHGFCDTTDAMVTLADYLENYQIASYSVLLAGHGTSPENLASTTWHDWYESAANGLEKVLAWEYQQTIVAGLSLGSALSLLLAAKEKSMDGIVLLAPLIKLDSIALKFLPLLKHLMSFRSVDVEEAQQPYDVKRFKYRREPLSAYEELQKLTKSVREHLPQVTVPTLIIQGTKDTTLNPDYAEEAYQEISAEEKKLLMLPGAEHVITCHPLIKKAYPEILDFVNSIK